A genome region from Vicinamibacterales bacterium includes the following:
- a CDS encoding LON peptidase substrate-binding domain-containing protein, translated as MLPSSIPLFPLPNVVLFPNVFLPLHIFELRFREMVTDALQSDRIIGMALLRPGWEEDYEGRPPVYSVGCAGLITNFEQLENGRYNIVLRGLQKFRILDEDNQRNYRLAHVDGIIEPLNDSIRQAIRRDRVHLETLVTKGLHQAGTESQVPASIPDDDLVNALAQYLDLEPVEKQALLERDGLLHRCESLIQLLEMKLMLGHHDGHHGEIQ; from the coding sequence ATGCTGCCGTCGTCGATCCCGCTTTTCCCACTTCCCAATGTTGTGCTATTTCCAAATGTATTTCTGCCACTTCACATCTTTGAGTTACGATTCCGAGAGATGGTAACCGATGCGCTACAGAGTGATCGGATCATCGGAATGGCACTACTTCGTCCCGGGTGGGAAGAGGATTATGAGGGTCGACCCCCAGTCTATTCAGTCGGATGCGCTGGTTTAATCACCAATTTCGAGCAACTGGAGAATGGTCGCTACAACATCGTCCTCCGTGGATTACAGAAGTTTCGGATCCTCGATGAGGACAATCAACGAAATTATCGCCTCGCTCATGTGGACGGAATCATTGAGCCACTCAACGACTCTATTCGTCAGGCAATTCGCCGCGACCGCGTACACCTAGAGACCCTCGTGACCAAGGGTCTGCATCAAGCTGGAACTGAAAGTCAGGTTCCGGCTTCTATCCCCGACGATGATCTCGTGAACGCGCTCGCACAGTATCTCGACCTAGAACCTGTTGAAAAGCAGGCGCTACTCGAGCGTGACGGTTTACTACACCGCTGCGAATCACTGATTCAATTGCTGGAAATGAAGCTAATGCTGGGACACCACGACGGCCACCATGGCGAGATACAGTAA